The following proteins are encoded in a genomic region of Anomaloglossus baeobatrachus isolate aAnoBae1 chromosome 6, aAnoBae1.hap1, whole genome shotgun sequence:
- the MC5R gene encoding melanocortin receptor 5, with product MNSSLHPRILELNISNLDVNNTVPTSKPKLSSCEQVVIAAEVFLTLGIVSLLENILVISAIIKNKNLHSPMYFFVCSLAVADMLVSVSNAWETITINLINNKHLVMEDAFVRHIDNVFDSMICISVVASMCSLLAIAVDRYITIFYALRYHNIMTVKRAGAIIACIWTFCTGCGIIFILYYESTYVIICLITMFFTMLFLMVSLYIHMFLLARTHVKRIAALPGYNSVHQRTSMKGAITLTILIGIFIVCWAPFFLHLILMISCPQNLYCVCFMSHFNMYLILIMCNSVIDPLIYAFRSQEMRKTFKEIICCCSLRITCELPSKY from the coding sequence ATGAACTCATCATTGCATCCTCGTATACTGGAACTTAATATAAGCAACTTGGATGTTAACAATACAGTGCCAACAAGCAAGCCTAAATTATCATCATGTGAGCAAGTGGTTATAGCAGCTGAGGTATTTTTAACCCTTGGCATTGTAAGTCTCCTTGAAAACATCTTAGTCATTTCTGCCATAATTAAGAACAAGAATCTGCATTCGCCTATGTATTTCTTTGTGTGTAGCTTAGCAGTAGCTGACATGTTAGTTAGTGTGTCTAATGCATGGGAGACAATCACCATAAATCTTATCAACAACAAACATCTAGTCATGGAAGATGCCTTTGTACGTCATATTGACAATGTTTTTGATTCTATGATCTGTATTTCAGTGGTGGCTTCCATGTGCAGCTTACTTGCCATAGCAGTGGATAGGTATATCACCATCTTTTATGCTTTACGGTACCATAATATCATGACAGTGAAGAGAGCTGGAGCCATTATTGCTTGTATTTGGACATTCTGTACAGGATGTGGTATCATATTTATTCTCTACTATGAATCAACATATGTAATAATATGTCTTATTACGATGTTCTTCACCATGCTTTTCCTCATGGTATCTTTGTATATTCATATGTTCTTGTTGGCACGCACTCACGTAAAGAGGATAGCCGCTTTGCCAGGCTATAACTCTGTCCACCAGAGAACTAGTATGAAGGGAGCCATTACTCTAACAATATTGATAGGTATATTTATTGTATGCTGGGCACCATTCTTTCTTCACCTAATTCTTATGATTTCTTGTCCACAGAACCTTTATTGTGTGTGTTTTATGTCTCATTTTAATATGTACCTCATTCTGATAATGTGCAATTCTGTCATCGATCCTCTGATATATGCATTTCGCAGCCAGGAAATGCGCAAGACATTCAAAGAAATCATTTGTTGCTGCAGTCTGCGGATAACCTGTGAACTGCCTAGCAAATACTAA